In one Acidimicrobiales bacterium genomic region, the following are encoded:
- a CDS encoding TIGR03086 family metal-binding protein, translating into MDIPAMFGRAVAEFDSRVRQIGDHQWQAATPDEDWTVRDLVNHLAGEDLWAPPLLAGSTIAEVGDRFEGDVLGSEPKAAWTAACAGAVRAVQADGAMDRIVHLSFGDFPGSEYTLQLFADHLIHAWDLARAIGADEHLDEELVASCATWFKAVEEAYRSAGAIAAPPPVPGHADAQTLLLARFGRRA; encoded by the coding sequence ATGGACATCCCCGCGATGTTTGGCCGCGCCGTCGCGGAGTTCGACTCCCGCGTCCGGCAGATCGGCGACCACCAGTGGCAGGCCGCGACCCCGGATGAGGACTGGACGGTCCGCGACCTGGTGAACCATCTGGCCGGCGAGGATCTGTGGGCGCCGCCGTTGCTGGCTGGATCCACGATCGCCGAGGTGGGTGACCGCTTCGAGGGCGACGTGCTCGGTTCCGAGCCAAAGGCCGCCTGGACCGCGGCCTGTGCCGGAGCGGTGCGCGCCGTCCAAGCCGACGGAGCGATGGACCGGATCGTCCACCTGTCGTTCGGCGACTTCCCCGGCAGCGAGTACACCCTGCAGCTGTTCGCCGACCACCTGATCCACGCGTGGGACCTGGCTCGTGCCATCGGCGCGGACGAGCACCTGGACGAAGAGCTCGTCGCGTCCTGCGCGACCTGGTTCAAAGCCGTGGAGGAGGCTTACCGCAGTGCAGGTGCGATCGCCGCGCCGCCCCCGGTGCCCGGCCACGCGGACGCCCAGACCCTGCTGCTTGCCCGTTTCGGTCGGCGTGCCTGA